Proteins from one Ricinus communis isolate WT05 ecotype wild-type chromosome 9, ASM1957865v1, whole genome shotgun sequence genomic window:
- the LOC107262239 gene encoding early nodulin-75-like — protein sequence MSSKYLLVLFLLGALVLLFTTPSYADHHEPLRNKGEKPPPKHKPPHVHLLAENIEDFHGHAKGKRDKPPPKHKPPHGHLLAEEVDDYSTSPGWKLHNPPSEHKPPHKPPHEQKPLNRRLLQVDIEDAHKEKGEKPPHGHLLAEEVMEDSPKKKGEKPPPKHKPPHGHLLAEEEVEDSHKGKGEKPPPKHKPPHGHLLAEEEVEDSHKGKGEKPPPKHKPPHGHLLAEEEVEDSHKGKGEKPPPKHKPPHGHLLAEEKVEDSHKGKGEKPPPKHKPPHGHLLAKEKVEESHKGKGEKPPPKHKPPHGHLLAEEEVDDSHKGEGEKPPPKHKPPHGHLLVEEVEDSQKGKGEKPPPKHKPPHGHLLTEEINDSYKGKGEKPPHKPPHKPPSAD from the coding sequence ATGTCTTCTAAATACTTGCTAGTGTTGTTCCTCCTCGGAGCATTAGTGCTTCTCTTCACAACCCCCTCATATGCTGATCATCATGAGCCCCTTAGAAATAAAGGAGAGAAACCACCTCCAAAACATAAACCACCACATGTTCATCTTCTAGCTGAAAATATAGAAGATTTTCATGGACATGCAAAAGGTAAAAGAGACAAGCCACCACCTAAACACAAACCACCACATGGACATCTTTTAGCTGAGGAAGTAGATGATTATTCTACATCTCCGGGATGGAAACTACATAATCCTCCATCAGAGCATAAACCACCGCACAAGCCTCCACATGAGCAAAAGCCACTAAATAGACGTCTTTTACAAGTAGATATTGAGGATGCACataaagaaaagggagagaAGCCACCACATGGACATCTTTTGGCCGAGGAAGTTATGGAGGACTCGCCTAAGAAAAAGGGAGAGAAGCCACCACCAAAGCACAAGCCACCACATGGACATCTTTTGGCCGAGGAAGAGGTCGAGGACTCACACAAAGGGAAGGGAGAGAAGCCACCACCAAAGCACAAGCCACCACATGGACATCTTTTGGCCGAGGAAGAAGTTGAGGACTCACACAAGGGAAAGGGAGAGAAGCCACCACCAAAGCACAAGCCACCACATGGACATCTTTTGGCCGAGGAAGAAGTTGAGGACTCACACAAGGGAAAGGGAGAGAAGCCACCACCAAAACACAAGCCCCCGCATGGACATCTTTTAGCTGAAGAAAAAGTTGAGGACTCAcacaagggaaaaggagagaaGCCACCACCAAAACACAAGCCCCCGCATGGACATCTTTTAGCTAAAGAAAAAGTTGAGGAGTCAcacaagggaaaaggagagaaGCCACCACCAAAACACAAGCCCCCGCATGGACACCTTTTAGCTGAAGAAGAAGTTGATGATTCGCACAAGGGAGAGGGAGAAAAGCCACCACCAAAACACAAGCCACCTCACGGGCACTTATTAGTTGAAGAGGTTGAAGACTCACAGAAGGGGAAAGGAGAAAAACCACCGCCCAAGCACAAACCACCTCATGGACACCTTTTAACTGAAGAGATCAACGACTCTTACAAAGGAAAGGGAGAGAAGCCACCTCACAAGCCTCCCCACAAACCCCCATCAGCCGACTAA
- the LOC107262238 gene encoding early nodulin-75-like, whose protein sequence is MSSKYLLVLFLLGALVLLSTTPSYSDPHQAPKNEGEKPPPKHKPPHGHLLAESVEEFHEHAKGKRDKPPPKHKPPHGHLLAEEVDDSFKPPMGKGEKFPPEHKPRNPPSEHKPPHKPPHAQKPLNRRLLQVDIEDAHKEKGEKPPHGHLLAEEVMEDSPKKKGEKPPPKHKPPHGHLLAEEEVEDSHKGKGEKPPPKHKPPHGHLLAEEEVEDSHKGKGEKPPPKHKPPHGHLLAEEKVEDSHKGKGEKPPPKHKPPNGHLLAEEEVDDSHKGKGEKPPPKHKPPHGHLLAEEEVEDSYKGKGEKPPPKHKPPHGHLLAEEEVEDSHKGKGEKPPPKHKPPHGHLLAEEEVDDSHKGKGEKPPPKHKPPHGHLLVEEVEDSHKGKGEKPPPKHKPPHGHLLAEEANDSHKGKGEKPPCKSPHKPPSAN, encoded by the coding sequence ATGTCTTCTAAATACTTGTTAGTCTTGTTTCTTCTCGGAGCATTAGTGCTTCTCTCCACAACCCCCTCATATTCTGATCCCCATCAAGCCCCTAAAAATGAAGGAGAGAAACCACCTCCAAAACATAAACCACCACATGGTCATCTTCTAGCTGAAAGTGTAGAAGAATTTCATGAACATGCAAAAGGTAAAAGAGACAAGCCACCACCTAAACACAAACCACCACATGGACATCTTTTAGCTGAGGAAGTAGATGATTCTTTTAAACCGCCTATGGGTAAGGGAGAAAAATTTCCACCGGAACACAAACCACGTAATCCTCCATCAGAGCATAAGCCACCGCACAAGCCTCCACATGCGCAAAAGCCACTAAATAGACGTCTTTTACAAGTAGATATTGAGGATGCACataaagaaaagggagagaAGCCACCACATGGACATCTTTTGGCCGAGGAAGTTATGGAGGACTCGCCTAAGAAAAAGGGAGAGAAGCCACCACCGAAGCACAAGCCACCACATGGACATCTTTTGGCCGAGGAAGAGGTCGAGGACTCACACAAAGGGAAGGGAGAGAAGCCACCACCAAAGCACAAGCCACCACATGGACATCTTTTGGCCGAGGAAGAAGTTGAGGACTCACACAAGGGAAAGGGAGAGAAGCCACCACCAAAACACAAGCCTCCGCATGGACATCTTTTAGCTGAAGAAAAAGTTGAGGACTCAcacaagggaaaaggagagaaGCCACCACCAAAACACAAGCCCCCGAATGGACATCTTTTAGCCGAGGAAGAAGTTGATGACTCACACAAAGGAAAGGGAGAGAAGCCACCACCAAAGCACAAGCCACCACATGGACATCTTTTGGCCGAGGAAGAGGTCGAGGACTCATACAAAGGAAAGGGAGAGAAACCACCACCAAAACACAAACCTCCACATGGACATCTTTTAGCCGAGGAAGAAGTTGAGGACTCACACAAGGGAAAGGGAGAGAAACCACCACCAAAACACAAGCCCCCACATGGACATCTTTTAGCCGAGGAAGAAGTTGATGACTCGCACAAGGGAAAGGGAGAAAAGCCACCACCAAAACACAAGCCACCTCACGGGCACTTATTAGTTGAAGAGGTTGAAGACTCACACAAGGGGAAAGGAGAAAAACCACCGCCAAAGCACAAACCACCTCATGGACACCTTTTAGCTGAAGAGGCCAACGACTCTCACAAAGGAAAGGGAGAGAAGCCACCATGCAAGTCTCCTCACAAACCCCCATCAGCCAACTAA